A single window of Liolophura sinensis isolate JHLJ2023 chromosome 6, CUHK_Ljap_v2, whole genome shotgun sequence DNA harbors:
- the LOC135466862 gene encoding acid phosphatase type 7-like: MAAFLVCMTLMTLSVVTAQYFGQPEQVHLSFGGSPSEMIVTWSTMSTTNQSVVEFGLKGRPMFTHRASGYQTKFTDGGTLHRIQYIHRVTLTGLEPGNSYVYHCGSPEAGWSDIHTFTAMKSGTDWSPSIVLYGDLGNSNPQSIPRLQEDVAKGMYDAVFHVGDFAYDMLTDNAQVGDEFMRQIEPIAGNLPYMTCPGNHENGYNFSNYRNRFTMPGDEDGRKMFYSFNIGPVHVISFSTEFYFYIQYGIHQIFDQYVWLEEDLKEAAKPENRAERPWIITMAHRPMYCSNYDNDDCTKSESIIRTGLPITQSAALEPLLYKYGVDLEFWAHEHSYERLFPIYNRVMYNGSWDFPYTNPRAPVHIITGSAGCYSRHDPFKSKFASWSAFHSLDYGYTRMKVINKTHIYLEQVSDDKGGAIIDSMTLIKDSHQAYRSFPQDKWFDVKSN, from the exons GGAGTCCCAGTGAGATGATAGTGACATGGAGTACAATGAGCACAACCAATCAGTCTGTGGTAGAGTTTGGGCTGAAGGGTCGCCCCATGTTTACCCATAGGGCCTCGGGTTATCAGACAAAGTTCACCGATGGAGGAACACTTCATCGCATTCAGTACATCCATAGGGTTACCCTCACAGGACTAGAGCCTGGAAACTCATATG TGTACCACTGTGGGAGCCCTGAAGCAGGCTGGAGTGACATACACACCTTCACAGCTATGAAATCTGGCACAGACTGGAGCCCCAGCATTGTACTTTATGGAGACTTGGGTAATAGCAATCCTCAGTCCATTCCCAGGCTACAGGAAGATGTGGCCAAGGGCATGTATGATGCTGTCTTTCACGTGG gtgACTTTGCTTATGATATGCTGACT GACAATGCTCAGGTTGGGGATGAGTTTATGAGACAGATAGAGCCAATAGCTGGAAATCTGCCTTACATGACATGCCCAGGAAACCATGAAAATGGATA CAACTTTTCAAACTATAGAAACCGGTTTACAATGCCTGGTGATGAAGACGGACGTAAGATGTTTTACAG tttcaatATCGGCCCAGTCCATGTGATATCCTTCTCCACTGAGTTCTACTTCTACATTCAATATGGCATCCACCAGATATTTGACCAGTATGTATGGCTTGAGGAAGATTTGAAG GAAGCAGCCAAACCTGAGAACAGAGCAGAGAGGCCATGGATCATTACCATGGCACACCGGCCAATGTACTGCTCAAACTACGACAATGATGACTGCACCAAGTCCGAGAGTATT ATCCGCACCGGTTTACCGATCACCCAGAGTGCAGCCCTGGAGCCGTTGTTGTACAAGTATGGTGTAGACCTGGAATTTTGGGCCCACGAGCACAGCTACGAGAGACTGTTTCCAATCTATAACAGAGTG ATGTACAACGGTAGCTGGGACTTCCCATACACCAACCCTAGAGCACCGGTACACATCATTACCGGATCTGCT GGCTGTTATTCAAGGCATGACCCGTTCAAGAGTAAGTTTGCCAGCTGGTCGGCCTTCCATAGCCTGGACTACGGCTACACCAGGATGAAGGTTATAAACAAGACTCATATCTACCTGGAACAAGTCTCAGATGACAag GGCGGAGCTATCATTGACAGTATGACTCTCATCAAAGATTCCCACCAAGCTTATCGCTCTTTTCCACAGGACAAATGGTTTGatgtaaaatcaaattaa